The Cucumis melo cultivar AY chromosome 5, USDA_Cmelo_AY_1.0, whole genome shotgun sequence genome has a segment encoding these proteins:
- the LOC103499134 gene encoding uncharacterized protein LOC103499134 codes for MGGCVSLRSSSDAAADRVQVVHLNGHVQHFHSPITARQVARKPPPPTEYFICTAAQLVSTAASPALDPDAVLQPGKVYFILPFSTLHPDVSLADLASIARRLTAAAKSAAKSGSLPPCETAEGGEEWKCTAAGKSRQWRPLLDTIKEKPANSCERIESDLER; via the coding sequence ATGGGTGGATGTGTTTCCCTCCGATCCTCTTCCGACGCCGCCGCCGACAGAGTTCAAGTTGTCCATCTGAATGGCCATGTCCAACATTTCCACAGCCCCATCACCGCCCGTCAAGTCGCCAGAAAACCGCCCCCTCCGACTGAGTACTTCATCTGCACGGCGGCGCAGCTGGTCTCCACCGCCGCCAGCCCGGCGCTGGACCCCGACGCCGTCCTGCAGCCGGGTAAAGTTTATTTCATTCTCCCCTTCTCCACTCTCCATCCCGACGTTTCTCTGGCCGACTTGGCCTCCATAGCCAGAAGGCTCACTGCCGCCGCGAAGTCCGCCGCAAAATCGGGCAGTCTGCCGCCGTGTGAAACTGCGGAGGGTGGTGAAGAGTGGAAGTGTACGGCAGCGGGGAAATCTAGGCAGTGGAGGCCGTTGTTGGACACAATAAAGGAAAAGCCGGCGAATAGTTGCGAGAGGATTGAGTCAGATTTGGAAAGATAA
- the LOC103492657 gene encoding oxysterol-binding protein-related protein 4C-like has protein sequence MDPEGSIGTRCNPIVIAKPMSLEEESDTERASNLLRQAMTIIKDLRPGFDLIKLKYKAPPNFNIPKSHLQCFGESVYCSGEDMLAKCNAAGSALERLGAVVGWSISTTRPLIFGAFPYNPILGETHHVSRGTLNVLLEQVSHHPPVAALHATDETNNIEMIWCHYLSPKYRGTSVETEMCGKRELKLLNHGETYIMNCPSLVFKFIPTKAFEWSGKVKIQCIETALTAEISYKGLSFLGRKSNSRAINGTIFAQSFSIKNLCHIDGQWDRSVTMKYHNGNAKVIYNANEVISNLKTPVVVDPKGVKATESAKVWGEVSQGILSKDWKKAKKAKMAVEERQRELAKERESRKETWVPKHFKLSYSKENGWDCSPIQSTVPPAPIVVPI, from the exons ATG GATCCGGAAGGGAGCATAGGAACAAGGTGCAACCCAATTGTAATTGCAAAGCCAATGTCTTTAGAGGAGGAATCCGATACGGAAAGAGCTTCAAATCTCCTACGCCAGGCCATGACTATCATCAAAGATCTACGCCCAGGATTCGATCTCATTAAACTCAAATACAAG GCTCCACCAAACTTCAATATTCCAAAATCACATCTTCAATGTTTTGGAGAATCTGTGTATTGTTCGGGTGAAGATATGTTAGCAAAATGTAATGCTGCTGGAAGTGCTTTGGAGCGATTAGGTGCTGTTGTTGGTTGGAGCATTTCCACTACTCGTCCTCTCATTTTTGGTGCTTTCCCTTACAACCCTATTCTTGGTGAGACTCATCATGTTTCTAGGGGTACCCTCAATGTCCTACTCGAACAA GTTTCGCATCACCCACCTGTAGCTGCTCTTCATGCTACCGATGAGACAAATAACATAGAAATGATATGGTGTCATTACCTTTCTCCTAAATACCGTG gtACGAGTGTGGAAACAGAAATGTGTGGAAAGAGGGAGCTAAAGCTATTGAATCATGGAGAAACTTATATAATGAACTGTCCAAGTTTAGTGTTCAAATTCATTCCAACAAAGGCCTTTGAATGGAGTGGGAAAGTGAAGATCCAATGCATAGAAACTGCACTCACTGCTGAAATCTCTTACAAAGGTCTTAGCTTTTTAGGTCGCAAATCAAATAGTAGAGCCATCAATGGCACCATTTTTGCTCAATCTTTCTCTATCAAAAACTTATGTCATATTGATGGCCAATGGGATAG AAGTGtaacaatgaagtaccacaatGGGAATGCCAAGGTTATATATAATGCAAATGAAGTGATCTCAAACTTAAAAACTCCTGTTGTTGTTGACCCTAAG GGTGTTAAAGCAACAGAATCGGCGAAGGTATGGGGAGAAGTAAGCCAAGGGATCTTAAGCAAAGATTGGAAAAAGGCAAAGAAAGCAAAAATGGCAGTGGAAGAAAGGCAAAGGGAACTCGCAAAAGAAAGAGAGTCAAGAAAAGAGACTTGGGTTCCTAAACATTTCAAGCTTTCTTACTCCAAAGAAAATGGTTGGGATTGCTCTCCTATTCAATCCACTGTCCCACCAGCCCCCATTGTTGTCCCAATTTAA